A window from Labrus mixtus chromosome 14, fLabMix1.1, whole genome shotgun sequence encodes these proteins:
- the ovca2 gene encoding esterase OVCA2 has translation MAPVRVLCIHGYRQNSGSFREKTGALRKLLKKQVELVYLSAPHSVQQATSEDAPEKENNSGAGPGGDEDPKGWWFSDIQARSFSAQQECEESLGLEESVSVVREAVKVKGPFDGILGFSQGAAFVAMLCSLQERKLEPDFSFRFAILVAGFRSACNEHQQFYNAPLQIPSLHVFGLEDRVISDKLSRELVPSFQDPEVMTHPGGHFVPAASAHRQTYQDFLKRFQ, from the exons ATGGCTCCTGTCCGGGTCTTGTGCATCCATGGTTACCGTCAGAACAGCGGCTCGTTCCGTGAAAAGACGGGAGCTCTGCGGAAGCTCTTGAAGAAACAAGTGGAGCTTGTTTATCTGAGTGCACCGCACAGTGTGCAGCAAGCTACTAGTGAAG atgCTCCAGAAAAGGAGAATAATTCAGGAGCTGGACCGGGAGGTGATGAGGACCCAAAGGGATGGTGGTTTTCTGACATCCAGGCCAGAAGTTTCAGCGCTCAGCAGGAGTGTGAGGAGAGCCTGGGCCTTGAGGAGAGTGTGTCCGTTGTTAGAGAAGCTGTGAAGGTCAAGGGCCCGTTTGACGGCATCCTGGGCTTCAGTCAGGGAGCAGCTTTTGTGGCCATGCTGTGCTCTCTTCAGGAGCGAAAACTAGAGCCGGATTTCAGCTTCCGCTTTGCCATCCTAGTCGCTGGTTTCCGCAGTGCCTGCAATGAACACCAACAATTCTACAACGCCCCCCTCCAGATCCCCTCCTTGCATGTATTTGGACTTGAAGATCGAGTCATCTCGGACAAGCTGAGCAGGGAGCTCGTCCCGAGCTTCCAAGACCCTGAGGTCATGACACATCCTGGTGGCCATTTTGTTCCTGCAGCATCTGCTCATAGGCAAACCTACCAGGACTTTCTCAAGAGGTTTCAgtga